From a single Rhinolophus ferrumequinum isolate MPI-CBG mRhiFer1 chromosome 15, mRhiFer1_v1.p, whole genome shotgun sequence genomic region:
- the SLC17A7 gene encoding vesicular glutamate transporter 1 isoform X2, with protein MSGLGFCISFGIRCNLGVAIVSMVNNSTTHRGGHVVVQKAQFNWDPETVGLIHGSFFWGYIVTQIPGGFICQKFAANRVFGFAIVATSTLNMLIPSAARVHYGCVIFVRILQGLVEGVTYPACHGIWSKWAPPLERSRLATTAFCGSYAGAVVAMPLAGVLVQYSGWSSVFYVYGSFGIFWYLFWLLVSYESPALHPSISEEERKYIEEAIGESAKLMNPVTKFNTPWRRFFTSMPVYAIIVANFCRSWTFYLLLISQPAYFEEVFGFEISKVGLVSALPHLVMTIIVPIGGQIADFLRSRRIMSTTNVRKLMNCGGFGMEATLLLVVGYSHSKGVAISFLVLAVGFSGFAISGFNVNHLDIAPRYASILMGISNGVGTLSGMVCPIIVGAMTKHKTREEWQYVFLIASLVHYGGVIFYGVFASGEKQPWAEPEEMSEEKCGFVSHDQLAGSDESEMEDEAEPPGAPPAPPPSYGATHSTVQPPRPPPPVRDY; from the exons ATGAGCGGTCTGGGCTTCTGCATCAGCTTTGGCATCCGCTGCAATCTGGGTGTGGCCATTGTCTCCATGGTCAACAACAGCACGACCCACCGCGGGGGCCACGTGGTGGTGCAG AAAGCTCAGTTCAACTGGGATCCAGAGACTGTTGGCCTTATACACGGCTCCTTTTTCTGGGGCTACATTGTCACCCAGATCCCCGGAGGATTTATCTGCCAAAAATTCGCCGCCAACAG GGTTTTCGGCTTTGCTATTGTGGCTACATCCACTCTAAACATGCTGATCCCCTCGGCTGCCCGTGTCCACTATGGCTGTGTCATCTTCGTGAGGATCCTGCAGGGGTTGGTAGAG GGGGTCACGTACCCAGCCTGTCACGGGATTTGGAGCAAATGGGCCCCTCCTTTAGAGCGGAGTCGCCTGGCGACAACAGCCTTTTGCG GTTCCTATGCTGGGGCGGTGGTCGCGATGCCTCTCGCAGGGGTCCTGGTGCAGTACTCAGGATGGAGCTCTGTGTTCTACGTCTACG GCAGCTTCGGGATCTTCTGGTACCTGTTCTGGTTGCTCGTCTCCTATGAGTCCCCGGCGCTGCACCCCAGCATTTCAGAGGAGGAACGAAAGTACATCGAGGAAGCCATCGGCGAGAGCGCCAAACTCATGAACCCCGTCACG AAGTTCAACACACCCTGGCGGCGCTTCTTTACGTCTATGCCAGTCTACGCCATCATTGTGGCCAATTTCTGCCGCAGCTGGACTTTCTACCTGCTCCTTATCTCCCAGCCTGCCTACTTCGAAGAAGTGTTCGGCTTTGAGATCAGCAAG GTAGGCCTGGTGTCAGCGTTGCCCCACCTGGTCATGACCATTATTGTGCCCATCGGAGGCCAGATCGCTGACTTCCTGAGGAGCCGCCGTATCATGTCCACCACCAACGTGCGCAAATTGATGAACTGTGGGG GCTTCGGCATGGAAGCCACGCTGCTGCTGGTGGTCGGCTACTCGCACTCCAAGGGCGTGGCCATCTCCTTCCTGGTCCTCGCGGTGGGCTTCAGCGGCTTCGCCATCTCCG GGTTCAACGTGAACCACCTGGACATTGCTCCACGCTATGCCAGCATCCTCATGGGCATCTCCAATGGCGTGGGCACGTTGTCGGGCATGGTGTGTCCCATCATCGTGGGCGCGATGACCAAGCACAAG ACTCGGGAGGAGTGGCAGTATGTGTTCCTAATTGCCTCCCTGGTGCACTATGGGGGTGTCATCTTCTACGGGGTTTTCGCTTCTGGAGAGAAGCAGCCGTGGGCAGAGCCTGAGGAAATGAGTGAAGAGAAGTGTGGCTTTGTTAGCCATGACCAGCTGGCTGGCAGCGATGAAAGTGAAATGGAGGATGAGGCTGAGCCCCCCGGCGCACCCCCTGCTCCCCCTCCCTCTTATGGGGCCACACACAGCACAGTGCAGCCCCCAAGACCCCCACCCCCTGTCCGGGACTACTGA
- the PIH1D1 gene encoding PIH1 domain-containing protein 1: protein MADSKLLVPELNEAETMGAETARFEELLLQASKELQQAQTSRPESTQIQPQPGFCIKTNSSQGKVFINICHSPSIPPPADVTEDELLQMLEEDQAAFRIPMSLGEPHAELDAKGQGCTAYDVAVNSDFYRRMQNSDFLRELVITVAREGLEDKYSLQLNPEWRILKNRPFLGSISQQNIRSKQRPQIQELGNLYTADSPRPEEGPEKPHLNLWLEAPDLLLAEIDLPKLDGALGLSLEIGENHLVMGDHQQLYHLDTYIPLRINSEESKAAFHRKRRQLMVAMPLLSVPS, encoded by the exons ATGGCGGACTCGAAGTTGCTGGTGCCAGAGCTAAACGAAGCAGAGACAATGGGCGCTGAGACGGCGCGTTTCGAGGAGCTGCTGTTGCAG GCCTCCAAGGAGCTCCAGCAAGCCCAGACAAGCAGACCAGAATCAACACAGATCCAACCTCAACCTG GCTTCTGCATAAAGACGAACTCATCCCAAGGGAAGGTTTTCATCAACATCTGTCACTCTCCCTCTATCCCTCCTCCGGCTGATGTGACTGAGGATGAGCTGCTTCAAATGCTGGAGGAGGACCAAGCTGCGTTTCGCATCCCCATGAGTCTGGGAGAACCTCATGCCGAACTGGATGCAA AAGGCCAGGGTTGTACCGCCTACGACGTAGCTGTCAACAGCGACTTCTACCGGAGGATGCAG AACAGTGATTTCTTGCGAGAGCTCGTAATCACCGTCGCCAGGGAGGGCCTTGAGGACAAATACAGCTTGCAGCTGAATCCAG AGTGGCGCATATTGAAGAACCGGCCTTTTCTGGGCTCCATCTCCCAGCAAAATATCCGCTCCAAGCAGCGTCCTCAGATCCAGGAGTTGGGAAACCTGTATACTGCCGATTCCCCGAGACCTGAGGAAGG CCCTGAGAAGCCTCACCTGAACCTTTGGCTGGAAGCCCCTGACCTCCTCTTGGCTGAAATTGACCTCCCCAAACTG GATGGAGCTCTGGGGCTGTCGTTGGAGATTGGGGAGAACCACCTGGTGATGGGGGACCACCAGCAGCTGTACCATCTGGATACCTATATCCCCCTTCGGATCAACTCTGAGGAAAGCAAAGCGGCCTTCCATCGGAAGAGAAGG CAATTGATGGTGGCGATGCCTCTTCTGTCGGTGCCTTCTTGA
- the PTH2 gene encoding tuberoinfundibular peptide of 39 residues: METRQVPRSSRVRLLLLLLLLVPWGVRTASGVALPPEGVFSVRSLGRAWVGPATTLSRRSLALADDAAFRERARMLAALERRHWLNSYMHKLLVLDAR; encoded by the exons ATGGAGACTCGCCAGGTGCCCAGGAGCTCCCGGGtgcggctgctgctgctcctcTTGCTGCTTGTGCCCTGGGGCGTCCGCACTGCCTCAGGCGTCGCCCTGCCCCCCGAGGGGGTCTTCAG CGTCCGCTCTCTCGGCCGGGCCTGGGTGGGTCCCGCCACCACCCTGTCGCGGCGAAGTCTGGCGCTGGCGGACGACGCGGCCTTCCGGGAGCGCGCGCGGATGCTGGCCGCCCTCGAGCGCCGCCACTGGCTGAACTCATACATGCACAAACTGTTGGTGCTGGACGCGCGCTGA
- the GFY gene encoding Golgi-associated olfactory signaling regulator, with protein MKSFSPILFLLVFLLAGLSSQAASSASPPAGSDFPLMGHPSQTSPHASVNSTRDHPNPESPGIASSEPTAHDFTETPNRESPQPESPETPKPNSLNTSISESLETPKINPSQTTHPEPSETPKPDPTEIPHSESPEIPKPNPSKTSHPGFPEILNADPTQIPHQESPQVPKLNSTEISHAEALETPNPDPTTILQPKSPDTHDPNTETPNSEFLQTFHPDPTNTPHPESSVTHNAGPTEIPHTEFPTTHDQDATEILTASDPEISTSLHPKTPAPFKDQATALNELPLNTEPGTLAATQTDSLKLPTSDSLWTVEPEASQNSSPKGPDVPPSSARIAGSPAPPGPPNQRGLATARAPQRRGRGERVNAIIVVERVQETGVTLVGRPGGLANGALCLFFAGTGLLIGIFLLLWCLYRRAARYRPFAHHRLPNDGDEPVMHLDAPKEPYDLYFYAPDAWVPSHITTKQPLPTPPLPPKLPPPPQGSCPQRLEPLSPSSLPNNFV; from the exons ATGAAATCCTTCAGccccatcctcttcctcctcgtcttcctcctcGCTGGACTGAGTTCCCAGGCCGCCTCTTCGGCCTCACCGCCTGCCGGCTCCGACTTTCCGCTCATGGGCCACCCCTCCCAGACCTCCCCTCATGCCTCTGTAAATTCCACGCGCGACCATCCTAACCCAGAATCCCCTGGGATTGCTTCTTCTGAGCCCACCGCACATGACTTCACTGAAACCCCCAACCGAGAATCCCCACAACCAGAGTCTCCTGAGACACCCAAACCTAACTCACTGAACACCTCAATATCAGAATCTTTGGAGACCCCCAAAATTAACCCTTCCCAAACGACACATCCAGAACCTTCTGAGACCCCCAAACCTGACCCAACTGAAATTCCACACTCAGAATCCCCTGAGATCCCCAAACCTAATCCTTCCAAAACGTCACACCCAGGATTTCCTGAGATCCTGAACGCTGACCCTACCCAAATCCCGCACCAAGAATCCCCACAGGTTCCAAAACTTAACTCCACTGAAATCTCACATGCAGAAGCCCTTGAGACCCCAAATCCCGACCCCACCACGATCCTTCAGCCCAAATCTCCAGACACCCATGACCCTAATACAGAGACCCCAAACTCTGAATTCCTACAGACCTTCCACCCTGACCCTACCAATACCCCCCACCCAGAATCCTCTGTAACGCACAATGCCGGCCCCACTGAAATTCCCCACACAGAATTCCCCACAACTCACGACCAAGATGCAACAGAGATCCTCACGGCCTCTGACCCTGAAATCTCCACTAGTCTTCACCCAAAGACGCCTGCACCGTTCAAGGACCAGGCTACTGCCTTAAATGAACTGCCCCTAAATACAGAACCAGGAACCCTTGCAGCCACCCAGACCGACTCCCTTAAATTGCCCACCTCAGATTCTCTTTGGACCGTTGAGCCCGAAGCCTCCCAGAACTCTAGCCCTAAAGGGCCAGACGTTCCTCCTTCCTCAGCCCGGATTGCAGGATCCCCTGCTCCTCCAGGGCCCCCCAATCAGCGGGGACTTGCCACTGCGCGGGCCCCCCAGCGGCGTGGCCGAGGTGAGAGAGTCAACGCTATCATCGTGGTGGAACGAGTGCAGGAGACCG GTGTGACGCTAGTGGGACGTCCCGGGGGCCTGGCCAACGGGGCCTTGTGCCTCTTCTTCGCCGGGACCGGGTTGCTGATCGGCATTTTCCTGCTGTTGTGGTGTCTCTACCGCCGGGCGGCTAGATACCGGCCCTTCGCACACCACCGGCTTCCGAACGACGGAGACGAACCGG TTATGCATTTGGACGCCCCGAAGGAGCCCTATGATCTCTACTTTTATGCGCCGGACGCCTGGGTCCCTTCACACATCACCACCAAGCAGCCGCTGCCCACACCCCCGCTGCCACCCAAGCTGCCCCCGCCGCCCCAGGGGAGCTGCCCCCAACGTCTGGAGCCACTCTCCCCCTCCTCGCTCCCCAACAACTTCGTGTGA
- the SLC17A7 gene encoding vesicular glutamate transporter 1 isoform X1: protein MEFRREEFRKLAGRTLGRLHRLLEKRQEGAETLELSADGRPVTTQTRDPPVVDCTCFGLPRRYIIAIMSGLGFCISFGIRCNLGVAIVSMVNNSTTHRGGHVVVQKAQFNWDPETVGLIHGSFFWGYIVTQIPGGFICQKFAANRVFGFAIVATSTLNMLIPSAARVHYGCVIFVRILQGLVEGVTYPACHGIWSKWAPPLERSRLATTAFCGSYAGAVVAMPLAGVLVQYSGWSSVFYVYGSFGIFWYLFWLLVSYESPALHPSISEEERKYIEEAIGESAKLMNPVTKFNTPWRRFFTSMPVYAIIVANFCRSWTFYLLLISQPAYFEEVFGFEISKVGLVSALPHLVMTIIVPIGGQIADFLRSRRIMSTTNVRKLMNCGGFGMEATLLLVVGYSHSKGVAISFLVLAVGFSGFAISGFNVNHLDIAPRYASILMGISNGVGTLSGMVCPIIVGAMTKHKTREEWQYVFLIASLVHYGGVIFYGVFASGEKQPWAEPEEMSEEKCGFVSHDQLAGSDESEMEDEAEPPGAPPAPPPSYGATHSTVQPPRPPPPVRDY from the exons ATGGAGTTCCGCCGGGAGGAGTTTCGGAAGCTAGCGGGTCGCACCCTCGGGAGGCTGCATCG CCTTCTGGAGAAACGTCAGGAAGGTGCAGAGACGCTGGAGCTGAGTGCTGACGGGCGCCCGGTCACGACGCAGACCCGGGACCCGCCGGTCGTGGACTGCACCTGCTTTGGCCTCCCTCGCCGCTACATTATCGCCATTATGAGCGGTCTGGGCTTCTGCATCAGCTTTGGCATCCGCTGCAATCTGGGTGTGGCCATTGTCTCCATGGTCAACAACAGCACGACCCACCGCGGGGGCCACGTGGTGGTGCAG AAAGCTCAGTTCAACTGGGATCCAGAGACTGTTGGCCTTATACACGGCTCCTTTTTCTGGGGCTACATTGTCACCCAGATCCCCGGAGGATTTATCTGCCAAAAATTCGCCGCCAACAG GGTTTTCGGCTTTGCTATTGTGGCTACATCCACTCTAAACATGCTGATCCCCTCGGCTGCCCGTGTCCACTATGGCTGTGTCATCTTCGTGAGGATCCTGCAGGGGTTGGTAGAG GGGGTCACGTACCCAGCCTGTCACGGGATTTGGAGCAAATGGGCCCCTCCTTTAGAGCGGAGTCGCCTGGCGACAACAGCCTTTTGCG GTTCCTATGCTGGGGCGGTGGTCGCGATGCCTCTCGCAGGGGTCCTGGTGCAGTACTCAGGATGGAGCTCTGTGTTCTACGTCTACG GCAGCTTCGGGATCTTCTGGTACCTGTTCTGGTTGCTCGTCTCCTATGAGTCCCCGGCGCTGCACCCCAGCATTTCAGAGGAGGAACGAAAGTACATCGAGGAAGCCATCGGCGAGAGCGCCAAACTCATGAACCCCGTCACG AAGTTCAACACACCCTGGCGGCGCTTCTTTACGTCTATGCCAGTCTACGCCATCATTGTGGCCAATTTCTGCCGCAGCTGGACTTTCTACCTGCTCCTTATCTCCCAGCCTGCCTACTTCGAAGAAGTGTTCGGCTTTGAGATCAGCAAG GTAGGCCTGGTGTCAGCGTTGCCCCACCTGGTCATGACCATTATTGTGCCCATCGGAGGCCAGATCGCTGACTTCCTGAGGAGCCGCCGTATCATGTCCACCACCAACGTGCGCAAATTGATGAACTGTGGGG GCTTCGGCATGGAAGCCACGCTGCTGCTGGTGGTCGGCTACTCGCACTCCAAGGGCGTGGCCATCTCCTTCCTGGTCCTCGCGGTGGGCTTCAGCGGCTTCGCCATCTCCG GGTTCAACGTGAACCACCTGGACATTGCTCCACGCTATGCCAGCATCCTCATGGGCATCTCCAATGGCGTGGGCACGTTGTCGGGCATGGTGTGTCCCATCATCGTGGGCGCGATGACCAAGCACAAG ACTCGGGAGGAGTGGCAGTATGTGTTCCTAATTGCCTCCCTGGTGCACTATGGGGGTGTCATCTTCTACGGGGTTTTCGCTTCTGGAGAGAAGCAGCCGTGGGCAGAGCCTGAGGAAATGAGTGAAGAGAAGTGTGGCTTTGTTAGCCATGACCAGCTGGCTGGCAGCGATGAAAGTGAAATGGAGGATGAGGCTGAGCCCCCCGGCGCACCCCCTGCTCCCCCTCCCTCTTATGGGGCCACACACAGCACAGTGCAGCCCCCAAGACCCCCACCCCCTGTCCGGGACTACTGA